The DNA window tgttagaatgcgccgtgcggcccgggtcctccgtcttcagcattcggggttttctgtcggggttacctcacccttagctcatggcccgtacgtcctaccctgagagcacaggggggaggttttccgggatcccacccggagccagtttggtccgcggccgcaagcggctgatctccatatctgaagaccgttcccctatccgccacccggggacgcgctgggttgggggtggtcgccccactgaaaatcccacactgggttaagaaagatcagcctgtcccagacttataatggtgaaatgaacacaaaaaccaaattcggttcagcgctgcgtgctgagagcacgtgttgaaatatctcatcgatgatattgtgtccggggtgtagctgaatacggtgtccaaatttgaaaaagatccaccgagaactttggctttggtgtgtcggtatgggggcccgggtagctgaggtggaaccaaaatagctgaggtggaaccaaaatcggttcagcgctgcgcgctgagagcacgtgttgaaatatcgaccaggttgtgtcctgtaccgggtctacctgaatatgcccaccaaatttgaagcagatccatcgagaactttggccgtgcatcgcgaactcacacacagacacacagacacaagtcgtatatatatatagatagatatatacgacttgtgtctgtctgtctgtgtgtgtgtgtgtgtgtgtgtgtgtgtgtgtgtgtgtgtgtgtgtgtgtgtgtgtgtgtgtgtgtgtgtgtgtgtgtgtgtgtgtgtgtgtgtgtgtgtgtgtgtgtgtgttcgcgatgcacggcaagttctcgatggatctgcttcaaatttggtgggcatattcaggtagaccccggacacaacctggtcaatgagaattttcaacacgtgctctcagcgcgcagcgctgaaccgattttggtttttctgttcatcttcacagatccattcccagtaactcttcattatcttcttcagtgttttgcgtttatctcccttccttcgtgtggcgtcaatccatattcccgttactatttttagaaggtcactgtccacaacgctttcatcccggcgaagccggatatttccattactatttttagaaggtcactgtccacaacgctttcatcctggcgaagccgggtattcctctacttcttcccggcttcgccgggtattcggctctacttcttcctggcgaatcccggcgaagccggtacccggcgaagccggtaatcatctagtagATCTATAAAGGAACAAAAGATTAAATGGTTTTCCCAGACAGTTTACCAACCAAAAGCAAAACCAATTTGAATCAGATATTAGAATTACAGATATGAGAAACCAAGGGACATAAGTGTTCTAAATGCATACCACATGTGCAACAATAGTAAGTGAAAGTTATGCGGGACCGAGATATATgcagaaccaatctcctggcacctgagaaaataacaagcattgaaatgaactttCATCGTTGTGAAGATGCGCTATGCTGCCCAGTTTCACTGCAAAGACACCAAAGATTGTCAAATTATAAACAGTTGTATCCCTAGTTTAACTCACCTGTTGACCAGTTAAAGTTTTGTGTCCAGTTGTCTGTGCAGGTTGTGTCCATTTTACAATCCTCCCACCAACTGCTACAAGTCGCCTGACAGAGGGGCACATTCTGGTAACGGTTGTTACGGACTTTTCTGACATCCTGGCAATGCAAGCCAGAACATAAATTAAAATGACAGCATAATACATGTAGACATTAACTTGatgcacacattcacacacatgcaaacattgACCCCCTTAAATATCAAAGTATTACCTTTCACTTTTTTGTTCAGTTTCATCATGATTAGCATGAccgtaaaaaaataaataatctGTCTGATTAAAACCACCCATCTGCACAGTGCAAATGCTGGGAAGTTTGCTTTCCACTTTATACAACCCTGTTAGTGTCTCCAGAATTAGCCATAAAACCAAGACAAAGCAAGTCTGTTTTCACACCCTTAATAACCTGATCTTCTTCATTCACAAGTTTCTATCAGAGACTGAATAAATCATGCTGTCCCCAGTGTGCCTGAGTTAATAGTTTTTTTTCACCCTGTGGAAAACAAGTTCAGTCGGAGTTCATAAAGCTTGACTTACAGGCTGCAGGTAGGGTCCAACATTTGGTGAACACTCATAGAAGCAGAGGTCTTTGACGAAATGCTGCGTACACTTGGGGGACAATGCTCCACAATGGTTCCAGTCAAAGTTCAGCCAGGCTCTGTCAAACCCAACCCCCTGTGCTGTGTCGCTTGTGCAGCAAGATCGCTTGGCCCATGGGGAGCACTGGCAACATTAAAGTATACACATGCATAGAAATGTTATGCAAAGAAAAATTCATGCCATAGATATCTACGCaaataaattataaaatgaaataaaatttcAAAAGATGAAAAAGTAAAATGGCAAGATACTGTATAAACAGAACTGCTTTGCTTTGCATACTATACACCTAATGGTAATACAGTTCTACGGGGTAAGATACTGTGCTCAGGCCTGAGTCTTCGGTCATGATCAATACATACCTTTTCGGTTTGACATATAATTCTAATCCATGGTCGACCATTCGATTGTTTTGACATACGAGGTCTTCTGACTGAACAATTTTTTTGTAGCAAGATAATTTGGACCTATACATAATTATATtaaatccaggtccaactgataTTTGTTCTAAAGTAAACCTCAAGGACACATTCTCTAATACAATTCAAATCTGTGTTTAAACAGTCTTGTTTTTGTAATCTTGGTCATTTGAACCTGCAAACTCGCAGGAAAGGCCACTAACTGCATGCACATATCCAGTACGTTCAGTTATACTTACATGCTGAAACAACTCCGATTCAGGCCCTGGTTTTGACTTTTGGTTCTGTCCGTCCATACAATTGTTCATCACCTCATCCACTGTTCTCCCGATACTGTACTTGTAAGCCTTCACCAGCATCAGCCATGCTGCTAACTCAACCAAGGCAAACAACAGATCTGCAAAGGATGACAATGAAGAATCAAGTTCAAAGCAGCAGTTTTAATGGAAATTGGTCGCCCAAGCACAGAGGAGCAAAGGATCAgactacatgtacatgtaccagGTAACAAACAAAAGTTCTAGTGCTGCTCAATAAAACAGTCTGACAATTTTATCCTCTGattctctaacacacacacacacacacacacacacacacacacacacacacacacacacacacacacacacacaatatatatatgGCACATGCCatggaaggaaagaaagacaaacatgTTAAGCTATAAAAGCAAATTTTAGTTGATGCATTTGGGGATATTGCCAAATTCAaagatacatgtatatatatacagggtttcatttactagtgcgccctgcgccattggcgcattaaatctgaaaatgtccaatcacaatttgcgtcagtgcgtcaaagggagCATTGAGATTACGTTCCACTGCGCCagcaaatgtacactttacatcggatcacacacacacacacacacacatacacgcacacacactcacatacagagataacacgatatagcggctaattctcagatgtcACCACATTGCACTATTTtacatctttggtcaaaacgcgtacaggcctctttggcgcttcttgacttcgactatgtcccatcggaatttggttgagggggacaaatgtcccattgcctttttctcccaggttaaaccctgtatatatatatacataagcAGACTTCAAAGGGATATTGCCTTCAAAGTCTGTACATGTATTGAGAATGGGTGCATGGTCCAATaaatccaggtttcccaattgcttcgtttctggacgatttatgtggagcacgtgatgcgcacaaaaaatattggcggtctagaagtgtcgtctgcgcaatgatcgcggcggctttcttgactgccaaggacgaccacgcacgttgtgagacgtcattcgttagccTAGACCTCAATAGCCCGAGAATGTTTTCTTTTACAGTACTTTTCATGTATAATACACAAAAACAgacttgttgaaatatctctctcacacacacacgcgcgcgctcgtaC is part of the Littorina saxatilis isolate snail1 linkage group LG6, US_GU_Lsax_2.0, whole genome shotgun sequence genome and encodes:
- the LOC138968738 gene encoding folate receptor gamma-like, translated to MDLLFALVELAAWLMLVKAYKYSIGRTVDEVMNNCMDGQNQKSKPGPESELFQHCSPWAKRSCCTSDTAQGVGFDRAWLNFDWNHCGALSPKCTQHFVKDLCFYECSPNVGPYLQPDVRKVRNNRYQNVPLCQATCSSWWEDCKMDTTCTDNWTQNFNWSTGQNKCPTDATCDTFKKVFKNATHFCENIWDHGFRVVPDTQDCFRLWFSDDENPNEAVARKEAARMLGVSGSSVKVVASCYVFVVMALFVFIALG